From the Buchnera aphidicola (Ceratovacuna japonica) genome, one window contains:
- the rsmI gene encoding 16S rRNA (cytidine(1402)-2'-O)-methyltransferase — translation MKKINENFGNIYIVSTPIGNIKDITYRAIQVLKNVKIIASENINHTRKLLNFYKIKSNVISLNKNNEKKKSKKIFVELYKKKDVAIVSKAGTPIINDPGEIIIKMCYKKNIKIIPIPGACSAISAIVSSGISSKSFCYEGFIPKKCKEKEKMFKRLSLEKRTIILYETSNRIIKSLKYMIKFFGDNRTITFSKEITKLWETFKKTNLKNLIKWLKFDKNRIRGEIVLIIKGNKKKKKKIKKKMLRTFKILRKILTQSHSIKITSKIHNINKNLLYKYILKKK, via the coding sequence ATGAAAAAGATAAATGAAAATTTTGGAAATATATATATAGTATCCACTCCAATAGGAAATATAAAAGATATAACATATAGAGCTATACAAGTATTAAAAAATGTTAAAATTATAGCATCAGAAAACATAAATCATACAAGAAAACTATTAAATTTTTATAAAATAAAATCTAATGTTATTTCTTTAAACAAAAATAATGAGAAAAAAAAAAGTAAAAAAATATTTGTTGAATTATATAAAAAAAAAGATGTTGCAATAGTTTCAAAAGCCGGAACTCCTATAATAAATGATCCTGGGGAAATAATAATTAAGATGTGTTATAAAAAAAATATAAAAATAATTCCTATACCAGGAGCATGTTCTGCTATTTCTGCAATTGTTAGTTCAGGAATAAGTTCAAAGAGTTTTTGTTATGAAGGATTTATACCAAAGAAATGCAAAGAAAAAGAAAAAATGTTTAAAAGATTATCTTTAGAAAAAAGAACTATAATTTTATATGAAACTTCAAATAGAATAATTAAATCTTTAAAATATATGATAAAATTTTTCGGTGATAATAGAACTATTACGTTTTCAAAAGAGATAACAAAATTATGGGAAACTTTTAAAAAAACTAATTTGAAAAATTTAATAAAATGGCTAAAATTTGATAAAAATAGAATAAGAGGAGAAATAGTTTTAATAATAAAAGGAAATAAAAAAAAAAAAAAAAAAATAAAAAAAAAAATGTTAAGAACATTCAAAATACTAAGAAAAATATTGACACAGAGTCACTCAATAAAAATAACATCTAAAATACATAATATAAATAAAAATTTATTATATAAATATATTTTAAAAAAAAAATGA
- a CDS encoding 3-oxoacyl-ACP synthase I, giving the protein MKRVVITGMGIISSIGNNKKEVLRSLKLGKSGISFSKEMFNLGMKSNVIGNIKIKKLSKIDNKIFRFMNMSSIYAYFSFLEAVEDSKLDFNMYQKNYRVGLISGSGNSYYRFRNFSNKNFKSHNIDPYVLIKSLPSNISSCLSTYFKIYGITYSISSACTTSSHCICNSYDLIKYGKQDIMFAGGSEEINLKLANGFDMMKVLSRKRNKSPQKSSRAFDNDRDGFVISGGAGFLVLEELNFAISRKANIYAEIVNYSSLSNGESMILPSEDRSVECMKRALKGIKKIDYINAHATSTKIGDYIEYNAILKVFKKNNFIPIISSTKSMTGHSLGASGVHEIIYTILMMKNNFIAPSINIKKIDSRFFVNNIALKKINKKIYIAMSNNFGFGGTNVSVVIKNFIL; this is encoded by the coding sequence ATGAAAAGAGTAGTAATAACTGGAATGGGTATTATTTCTAGTATAGGAAATAATAAAAAAGAAGTTTTAAGGTCTTTAAAATTAGGAAAATCAGGAATTTCTTTTTCTAAAGAAATGTTTAATTTAGGCATGAAAAGTAATGTAATTGGAAATATAAAAATAAAAAAACTTAGTAAAATTGATAACAAAATATTTAGATTTATGAATATGTCTTCTATATATGCTTATTTTTCTTTTTTAGAAGCTGTAGAAGACTCAAAATTAGACTTTAACATGTATCAAAAAAATTATAGAGTGGGATTAATATCTGGATCTGGAAATTCTTATTATAGATTTAGAAATTTTTCTAATAAAAATTTTAAAAGTCATAATATAGATCCATACGTTTTAATAAAAAGTCTTCCATCTAATATTTCTTCTTGTTTATCTACATATTTTAAAATATATGGTATTACTTATTCTATAAGTTCTGCATGCACTACATCATCTCATTGTATTTGTAATTCTTATGATTTAATAAAATATGGAAAACAGGATATTATGTTTGCTGGAGGTAGTGAAGAAATAAATTTGAAGTTAGCAAATGGATTTGACATGATGAAAGTGCTTTCTAGAAAAAGAAATAAATCTCCTCAAAAGTCTTCTAGAGCGTTTGACAACGACAGAGATGGATTTGTTATTTCAGGTGGTGCAGGATTTTTAGTTTTAGAAGAATTGAATTTTGCAATTTCTAGAAAAGCTAATATATATGCTGAAATTGTTAATTATTCTTCTCTTTCTAATGGAGAAAGTATGATATTACCTTCAGAAGATAGGTCAGTAGAATGTATGAAAAGAGCTTTAAAAGGAATAAAAAAAATAGATTATATAAACGCACACGCTACTTCTACAAAAATAGGAGATTATATAGAATATAATGCAATTTTAAAAGTTTTTAAAAAAAATAATTTTATTCCTATAATTTCTTCTACTAAATCTATGACAGGTCATTCTTTGGGTGCATCTGGAGTACATGAAATAATTTATACTATATTAATGATGAAAAATAATTTTATAGCACCTTCTATTAATATAAAAAAAATAGATTCTAGATTTTTTGTTAATAATATTGCATTAAAAAAAATTAACAAAAAGATTTATATAGCTATGTCTAATAATTTTGGTTTTGGTGGTACTAATGTGAGTGTAGTAATAAAAAATTTTATTTTATAA
- the tal gene encoding transaldolase, whose translation MNQLDQLKKYSTIVVDTGNVELIKKFLPQDATTNPSLILNTIKLPKYKSFILKSIEYAKRKNITLKEKIITASNKISVDIGTEILSIIPGRVSTEIDARVSFNTNLCILYAKEIINMYKENGIERDRILIKLASTWEAIKAAKELEKEDINCNLTLLFSFAQARACAESGVFLISPFVGRIYDWYKKNNNLSYIDSDNDPGVNSVKKIFNFYKKYEYKTIIMAASFRNVNQILKLSGCDYLTISPILLSKLQSNFDKICKNLTIPSKCKIYKSNITEEEFRFEHNEDVMATEKLSEGIRQFGYDQKKIENIIIKNI comes from the coding sequence TTGAATCAATTAGATCAATTAAAAAAATATAGTACTATTGTTGTAGATACAGGAAATGTAGAATTAATAAAAAAATTTTTACCTCAAGATGCTACTACTAATCCTTCTTTAATATTAAATACAATTAAATTACCTAAATACAAAAGTTTTATATTAAAATCTATAGAATATGCAAAAAGAAAAAATATTACTTTAAAAGAAAAAATTATTACAGCAAGTAATAAAATATCTGTAGATATAGGAACAGAAATTTTAAGTATTATACCAGGAAGAGTATCTACTGAAATAGATGCAAGAGTTTCATTTAACACAAATTTATGTATTTTATATGCTAAAGAAATTATAAATATGTATAAAGAAAATGGAATAGAAAGAGATAGAATTTTAATAAAATTAGCTTCAACTTGGGAGGCTATTAAAGCAGCTAAAGAGCTTGAAAAAGAAGATATAAATTGTAATTTAACTTTATTGTTCTCTTTTGCGCAAGCAAGAGCTTGTGCTGAATCCGGTGTATTTTTAATATCTCCGTTTGTAGGAAGAATATATGATTGGTATAAGAAAAATAATAATTTAAGTTATATTGATTCAGATAATGATCCTGGGGTAAACTCTGTAAAAAAAATTTTTAATTTCTACAAGAAATATGAATACAAAACTATTATAATGGCTGCTAGTTTTAGAAATGTTAATCAGATATTAAAATTATCTGGATGTGATTATTTAACTATATCTCCTATATTATTATCTAAATTGCAATCTAATTTTGATAAAATATGTAAAAATCTTACAATTCCTTCCAAGTGTAAAATTTATAAAAGTAATATTACTGAAGAAGAATTTAGGTTTGAGCATAATGAGGACGTTATGGCTACAGAAAAATTATCTGAAGGAATAAGACAATTTGGATATGATCAAAAAAAGATAGAAAACATTATTATTAAAAATATTTAA
- the tkt gene encoding transketolase, with translation MHNKLLSNAIRALSIDAVQKANSGHPGMPLGMADIAEVLWRKFLKHNPDNPFWHNRDRFVMSNGHGSMLLYSLLHLTGYDLSIEDIKKFRQFGSKTPGHPEKHITKGVEITTGPLGQGLANAVGMAISESVLRNTFNKKKYKIIDHYTWVFVGDGCLMEGVSHESCSLAGHLKLNKLIVFYDKNNISIDGNTNGWFTEDIQKRFKSYNWNVIDNVDGHCRNDIVKSIKNAKNSIDKPVLIICNTKIGFGSPNKENSSESHGSPLGEKETVLTKKKLNWKYDPFIIPKNIYKKWNFIKKGNMLEIKWKKKLLEYKKKYPDLYYEYIRRINNELPKNFEKTIFTHFRNVSKKSSNISTRQSSKNTIEILGKVLTELLGGSADLSASNLTKWSGSKSLHKNKNGNYIDYGVREFGMTSIANGIFHHGGFIPYTSTFLMFMEYARNAIRMSALMNTKQIFIYTHDSVWLGEDGPTHQPIEQLSSLRIVPNLHVWRPCDELETIVSWKCAIERKNGPSALILSRQNLNYINEKNKKVISNISKGGYIIKDFCKNPNFIIISSGSELSLSYEVCKILHNNKKYRIRLISMPSTNVFDLQKKEYKEKLLPYNIKNRVSIEAGTSDFWYKYIGNNNLAIGINNYSYSAPENILLKKLGFEKNNIVKKIKKFFKQKL, from the coding sequence ATGCATAATAAATTACTTTCTAATGCAATTAGAGCATTAAGCATAGATGCAGTACAAAAAGCTAATTCAGGTCATCCAGGGATGCCTTTAGGAATGGCTGATATTGCAGAAGTTTTATGGAGAAAATTTTTGAAACATAATCCGGATAATCCTTTCTGGCATAACAGAGATAGATTCGTAATGTCAAATGGACATGGTTCTATGTTATTATATAGTTTATTGCATCTTACTGGATATGATTTATCTATAGAAGATATAAAAAAGTTTAGACAGTTTGGATCTAAAACTCCTGGGCATCCTGAAAAACATATTACGAAAGGAGTAGAAATTACTACAGGTCCTTTAGGTCAAGGCCTGGCAAATGCTGTAGGAATGGCAATTTCAGAAAGTGTTTTAAGAAATACTTTTAACAAGAAAAAATATAAAATAATAGATCATTATACATGGGTGTTTGTAGGAGATGGTTGTTTAATGGAAGGTGTTTCTCATGAATCTTGTTCTTTAGCAGGTCATTTAAAGTTAAATAAATTAATAGTTTTTTATGATAAAAATAATATTTCTATAGATGGTAATACAAATGGATGGTTTACTGAAGATATACAAAAAAGATTCAAATCATATAATTGGAATGTAATAGATAACGTTGATGGTCATTGTCGTAATGATATAGTAAAATCTATAAAAAATGCAAAAAATAGCATAGATAAACCTGTTTTAATAATATGTAATACTAAAATTGGTTTTGGTTCTCCGAACAAAGAAAACTCAAGTGAATCCCATGGTTCTCCATTAGGAGAGAAAGAAACAGTTTTAACTAAAAAAAAATTAAATTGGAAATATGATCCATTTATAATACCAAAAAATATATATAAAAAATGGAATTTTATAAAAAAAGGTAATATGTTAGAAATAAAATGGAAAAAAAAATTACTAGAATATAAAAAAAAGTACCCTGATTTATATTATGAATATATAAGAAGAATTAATAATGAACTTCCTAAAAATTTTGAAAAAACTATTTTTACACATTTCAGAAATGTTTCTAAAAAATCTTCTAACATATCCACTAGACAATCCTCTAAAAATACTATTGAAATTTTAGGAAAAGTTTTAACAGAGTTATTAGGAGGATCAGCCGATTTATCAGCTAGTAATTTAACTAAATGGTCAGGATCTAAATCATTACATAAAAATAAAAATGGTAATTATATAGATTATGGAGTTAGAGAGTTTGGTATGACATCAATTGCAAATGGAATTTTTCATCATGGTGGTTTTATACCATATACTTCAACTTTTTTAATGTTTATGGAATATGCTAGAAATGCTATAAGAATGTCTGCATTAATGAATACAAAACAAATTTTTATATACACTCATGATTCTGTATGGTTAGGAGAAGACGGCCCAACTCATCAACCTATAGAACAGCTATCTAGTTTGAGAATAGTACCAAATTTGCATGTTTGGAGACCTTGTGATGAATTAGAAACTATAGTTTCATGGAAATGTGCTATAGAAAGAAAAAATGGTCCATCTGCTTTAATATTATCTAGACAAAATTTAAATTATATAAATGAAAAAAATAAAAAAGTAATTAGTAATATATCAAAAGGTGGATATATAATTAAAGATTTTTGTAAAAATCCTAATTTCATAATAATTTCTTCTGGGTCTGAATTAAGTTTGTCTTATGAAGTATGTAAAATTTTGCATAATAATAAAAAATATAGAATTAGGTTAATTTCTATGCCATCTACTAATGTATTTGATTTACAAAAAAAAGAATATAAAGAAAAGTTATTACCTTATAATATAAAAAATAGAGTTTCTATAGAGGCTGGAACATCTGATTTTTGGTATAAATATATAGGAAATAATAATTTAGCTATTGGAATAAATAATTATTCATATTCAGCTCCTGAAAATATTCTATTAAAAAAATTAGGATTTGAAAAAAATAATATAGTAAAAAAAATAAAAAAATTTTTTAAACAAAAATTATAA
- the dapE gene encoding succinyl-diaminopimelate desuccinylase, producing MCISIIKLLKKLISVPSISPNDMNCQNIISKKLVKMGFSIKNFDIKNTKNMWAEIGNKKGKTLNFLGHTDVVPSGDLSRWKFDPFDPTVYKGYLFGRGAADMKGSISAFLISVKKFLRNFKKKMKGRITILLTSDEEGTAKNGIKKVVEKLIKNKEKIDYCIVGEPTSEKFLGDVIKNGRRGSLHLKMFFKGKGGHVAYPNSSENLIHKASFFINDLIKFNWGEKFKNKEEFTNVQVSKISSEDTVENMLSESLFIRINFRYSYKINVKDIKLCVKKLLNLYKIKCNIYWKLSGRPFFTKKGKLLNAVTETIFKFNKKKPYISMSGGTSDGRFIYKIKPEIIELGLLNNTIHKPNERVKILDLNKLSNIYENIIEKLLL from the coding sequence ATGTGTATTTCTATTATAAAATTATTAAAAAAATTAATTTCTGTACCATCAATTAGCCCTAATGATATGAATTGCCAGAATATTATATCAAAAAAATTAGTTAAAATGGGATTTTCTATAAAAAATTTTGATATAAAAAATACAAAAAATATGTGGGCTGAAATAGGAAATAAAAAAGGTAAAACATTAAACTTTTTAGGCCATACTGATGTAGTTCCTTCAGGAGATTTATCTAGATGGAAGTTTGATCCATTTGATCCAACAGTTTATAAGGGATATTTGTTTGGAAGGGGAGCAGCAGATATGAAAGGTTCTATATCTGCTTTTTTAATATCTGTCAAAAAATTCTTACGTAATTTTAAAAAAAAAATGAAAGGAAGAATAACAATATTATTAACTTCTGATGAAGAAGGAACAGCTAAAAATGGTATAAAGAAAGTAGTAGAAAAATTAATAAAAAATAAAGAAAAAATAGATTATTGCATAGTAGGAGAACCTACATCTGAAAAATTTTTGGGAGATGTTATAAAAAATGGAAGAAGAGGTTCTTTACATTTAAAAATGTTTTTTAAAGGTAAAGGAGGTCATGTTGCATACCCAAATAGTTCTGAAAATTTAATTCATAAAGCATCTTTTTTTATTAATGATTTAATTAAATTTAATTGGGGTGAAAAATTTAAAAATAAGGAGGAATTTACTAATGTTCAAGTTTCTAAAATTTCTTCGGAAGATACAGTAGAAAATATGCTTTCTGAAAGTTTATTTATAAGAATTAATTTTAGATATAGTTATAAAATAAATGTTAAAGACATAAAATTATGTGTAAAAAAATTATTAAATTTATATAAAATAAAATGTAATATATATTGGAAACTTTCCGGTAGGCCGTTTTTTACTAAAAAAGGAAAACTTTTAAACGCTGTTACAGAAACAATTTTTAAATTTAATAAAAAAAAACCATATATATCAATGTCTGGAGGAACTTCTGATGGAAGATTTATTTATAAAATTAAACCTGAGATAATAGAATTAGGATTACTTAACAATACTATTCATAAACCTAATGAACGAGTAAAAATTTTAGATTTGAATAAGTTAAGTAATATATATGAGAATATTATTGAAAAATTATTACTTTAA